In the genome of Methanococcoides burtonii DSM 6242, the window TTTCCCAATACCTTCTTTTTCGGTCCCATTTCTTAATTTAGCTACGTTATTTGACAGACCTTTCCAGTGTTCATCTGCCATATAATCATCCAATTTACTCAATTCATCCTTCTTTATAAGCTTATCAACCTTGAGCGCGCCATTTAACGAATCAAATTCTCTACTTATGGAAAGGTTGAGATCATCATCAATTTTCCACCAAAACTTTTTTGTTTGCCCAAGTGTAGCACCAGGGATCCAATCATTTTTATCATCCAAATTGTATGCTTCAATTGTATTTTCTGCGATATTGAGCCAGTTGTACCTAGTCTCAATAAGTTCTTTACCGGCCTTTCTCATGCTACTATTGGAAAGGTCATCAAGTACATAATTTATGCCCCATGCAATAGAATTCGGATTTTTGTAGACAAGGATACCATCAACAAAATTATTGATTATTTGGACAGCATCTGTTGCAACGATGGTCCTTTCAGCATCCCACCCTTCAAGAACAACAATCCCAAAAGGTTCGTTCCTGCTTGGAATACATAGAATATCACATGCATTTATCCAGTCCCTGGCCGTTTCATCATCCACATATCCCAGAAAATGACAATTATCTGAAATTTTTTCGGCATTTGCAAGAGCTTCACAGGGAGGGCGCATTTCACCTTCCCCGATGAAAACAAATTTTGTGTCCCAGCGATGATCTATCACTTCAGGGATAGCTTCAACAAGCAGGTCCGGACCTTTTTGGTAGCTCATACGTCCTATGAACAGAACAACCGGTGCAAGAGGATGGATGCCGAATCTATTTTTCACTTCACCGGCATCAACATCCTTTTTTATTTTTCCATGGAAAATACCATTTGGAATGATAGTTATCTTCTCATCGGGTATCTGGTACAGGAACTTGATCTCATCTGTAAGTTGCTGTGATGTAGATATGACCTTCACAGATTCATATCCAGCTTTCCATTCCCGGTGGGATATTTCTTCGGCTTCCCACCAGTTTCCATATTTGTTACCGTTCCGTCCCCATTCGGTACTGTGATATGTGAACATAAAAGGAATACCAAATTCATATTTGATCCTTGAAACCGCATTAAAAGGATGCCAGTCATGTGCATGTAATATATCGAACTTGCCATATTCCTTCGTAACATCAAGGAATCTCGAGTACATTGAATCACACATGCTATCCATTTGCTGAACAATGCCTCCTGAGAGAGAATGGTCTACCCGATGGTAGTGAACTCCATTAACCTCTCCATATGGTTCCAGTCCATTATTTCTGGTAAATATGTGGACTGAATGTCCTGTCTTCGCAAGAGCTTCAGCAAGTTCGGAAACATGCGGAGCTATACCACCCACTTTTATCGAATGTAAACTCTCCCAAGAGAACATTCCGATCTTTAAATTTTTCCCCATTATCTTTCAACCCAATTAGTTTATATATAGATAGTAAAATCTTTGCACATCTATTTAAAATTATCATTTGGAGTTTTCCTGTAAATTATCCTGAAGATATTTAACAGCCCCAATAACAATGCTATTTTTTAGTATAAATGATTCTTTCTTGTATTTAGCATCCATAATTGTTACTGTATTAGTTTATTCATAACCAAAGAACCGGAATACGGTGGGAAGTCTAAATGATATTATGATTTTCAGATTACTTATCACATCATGAGACCTTTGCAAAAGCTAACATATGGACTCTGTAGATATCCTCAAAAATAATGAAACATATGAGTTGATGAAATTCAAGAGTTGCTATCAACAGGTGAAAACAGGCATATGTTTGCATCGGTTTACTCCAACGCACCTTCTGATCGATAGATACGAAGGCACTCAGCTGCATAGCATCTGAGTGAAACTGTGATTCAAAACTTCTTGATCAAAAGGATTTCTACAAAGCCATTAATTATATTAGCATCAAAACACAATTTAATATTATAGGAAAGAATGGGGAAGTTGGCCTTTCAATAATAGGACTGGAAAATGAGATCGAACAGATCCAATCCAATATTGATGATCTTGAAAATGGTAAAGGAGGAAACATAGCCAGTATAGCAGAACAATTTGCAGGAAAGACCACCCTGATAAATGAGATATATAGTATGAACAAAAATAAAGTTGAGATGATATCTCTTTCCTCTGTCGTAAAACCCACGTTTGACAGTTCTATTTTTTAGCCTTTTAGAATTTGACAGTTGTTACTAAGTTAAAGATTTATGTTAATTAATGTTATGTAAAAACTATAATTTGTGACATATTCTTATTTAGTTACAGATTGGACAAATATTGATGGAAAATAAGCAAAATGCCACATAAATTAACATTAATTTTTATAAACTGTCAAATTCGGGTTAGAACATTCTTCATGGAACTTACAAACATCACAACAATTGGTTCTCAAAGAGAAATCACCAAAAACAGATCATTGAACATATTAATGAAGTATATAAAAAACATTTTAAATAATATTAGATACTAATTTCATTGTATGCCTTAAAGTTAGCTATTTAGAGGCATGATAAATGGGGGTAAAATTATGAAAAGTATTAAACATACTAAATATATGCTGATAGTATTAATATTATTCAGCTTGATCTGTACCGCAGCATCTGCTCAGGAGTCCACAGGAAACAGGATATGGGACGCAGATGAAAATATGACACTTGAATACACCTGGACAGCTCAAAGCTATTCAGGATTCTATTATGATATTGATTCCGGAAAAAGTTCGGAAACACTGACTATCAATCTTGACAGTGATTCCGACAGGTCAATTGATGACGGTGATCTCGTTTATTCTACAAAACCGATAGAAACCGATTTTGAGCACAATGGGTGGGGTTCATATCAGGTCATCGGTTTCATGGCAGAGCGTTACTTTGCAGGATACACGGATGACTCCGATTTTGTAAGGGATGATGTCAGTTTAATTTCAGAAGGCCAACTGGCAAAAGTGCTTACAGATGATGACGATAAAAAGTCGTTCTTCGCCGGCTCCTCGTTGGTTCTTGAAGAAGGTTACAAGCTCAGCATAGTTGAAGTCGACATGGATGGTAACAAGGTACTTGTTTCACTCACAAAGGATGGCAAACAGGTTGAAAGCGCCATACTTACCTCAAGAGATGACTACGTTTACGAAAAAGACCTAGGGTCCGCTGAGGACGTACCAATAATAGCAGTTCACTTTGATGAGATATTCAGAGGAACGGAAACAAATGCGATCTTTGTTAGGGGGATCTTCCAGATATCAGACCAGTATGTAGAAGTCGATGGTGGAGATGATTTTGGCAGAATGGAGGTCCAAACTGTAAGTGCAAACGAGATATCAATGGAAAATAATGATGACATATCTCTGAGCAGAGGAAAGATAATAAGCATCATGGGTAAACTCAAGTTTATTGTAGCTGACGATGATACATTGAGATTTGCTCCATTTTTAGACCTCACTGCACCCGGAACCTATGAACTTAGGGGTACTATTACTGAAGAAGAGAATATGACCTGGACACCACTCAACTTTGAAGGTTTCTACTACAACATTGATGAGGGAATTGGAACCGAATCACTTGAGGTAGTGAGCCTTGATGGCAAAACGATCGAAAAAGGTGACCTTGTATATTCAACAGTAGCTGAGGAAGTGAGCTTTGAGTATGGTCAGTGGGGCAAATTCCGGGTGGTCGGTTTCATGGCGGAGAAATACTTTGCAGGGTACCCAGAGAACAGGTTCACTGATGATGTAAGCATGCTTTCTGAAGGTCAGCTCTCCAAAGTACTAATCGATAATGACAAGAAAAGTACTGTTGTTGCTGGTTCATCCCTTGTGCTCGAAGAAGGATATGAGATCGAGATCGTAGAGGTGGATATCTCCGGTGACAAAATATTGGTCACATTGATGAAAAATGGTAAAAAGGTTGACAGCGAGGTCATAAAATCGAATGCTGATCTAGTATTTGAAAAGGATCTGGGGTCCGCTGAGAGTGTACCAATAATAGTAGTTCATTTCGAGGAGATATTCAGAGGAACGGAAACAAATGCGGTCTTTATGAAAGGAATGTTCCAGATCTCTGAGAAGTTCGTCGAAGTAAACAATGGGGATAGTTACGACAAGATGGAAGTAAAGAGGATCAACTCCCAGATGATCGAAATGGAGAATGACAAATCAATCACACTTTCAAGAGATAAGACCATACCAATTATGGGCGATATATCTCTTAAAGTCGCAGATTCAGACACCATCAGATATTATCCATTCGTAACATATACCACACCCCCTTCCCGAGCACTTACAATTGAAATGCCTTCTGTGCTTGTCCAGGGTGATTCCATTGACATAAAAGTGACCTTCCGTGGTGCAACTGTCAGCGAAGCACTTGTTGAATTCGATGGCAAGGAAGTTGGGCTGACCTCTGATGAAGGTATGATCTCATATAGACCGACAAGATTAGGCACTTTTAGTGTCAGTGCTGAGAAGGAAGAATTTGCGTCTGCAGATAAAGAAGTGGAAGTTATATCTACTGACGATGTGACCAGAAAGGTAGCCATTGAAGTCACGCCTTTTGAAGTCGTGTATGAAGGAGATACGATCACAATTTCCACAATAAAGGCCATCGGTGCAGATCCGGTTGCAGAAGCGCAGATACTCTATGATGGGGTCTCGATAGGCAATACTTCTGCAAAAGGCACACTTTCCTTCAAGGTAATAGAATCCGGAGTTCACAAGATAACATCACAATCTGAGGGATTACTGGATGCAGAGTTTAACCTCGAAGTAATAGCTCTTGAACCAGAATTCGAGTTATCTAACCTCATCATAACACCTGCAGAGGTCGGTACAGGGGAAGCCGTAACGATCATGGTTGATGTTATGAACACCGGTACCGATGAGGGTGATGTCAATGTACAACTCAATATCAATGGAGAAGTCGTTGATTCCAAGAGTGTCACTCTTGGTGTAGATGAGGAAAGTACTGTTGAGTTCACACGTACTGAATC includes:
- a CDS encoding glycosyltransferase family 4 protein, with the protein product MGKNLKIGMFSWESLHSIKVGGIAPHVSELAEALAKTGHSVHIFTRNNGLEPYGEVNGVHYHRVDHSLSGGIVQQMDSMCDSMYSRFLDVTKEYGKFDILHAHDWHPFNAVSRIKYEFGIPFMFTYHSTEWGRNGNKYGNWWEAEEISHREWKAGYESVKVISTSQQLTDEIKFLYQIPDEKITIIPNGIFHGKIKKDVDAGEVKNRFGIHPLAPVVLFIGRMSYQKGPDLLVEAIPEVIDHRWDTKFVFIGEGEMRPPCEALANAEKISDNCHFLGYVDDETARDWINACDILCIPSRNEPFGIVVLEGWDAERTIVATDAVQIINNFVDGILVYKNPNSIAWGINYVLDDLSNSSMRKAGKELIETRYNWLNIAENTIEAYNLDDKNDWIPGATLGQTKKFWWKIDDDLNLSISREFDSLNGALKVDKLIKKDELSKLDDYMADEHWKGLSNNVAKLRNGTEKEGIGKFLYNDLHWTNTEAQLSSHIGSIFYRAGVWEYNGKKRGIQFRKITGDWHKLIKSYYDGCIKELDLEQL
- a CDS encoding S-layer protein domain-containing protein; the encoded protein is MKSIKHTKYMLIVLILFSLICTAASAQESTGNRIWDADENMTLEYTWTAQSYSGFYYDIDSGKSSETLTINLDSDSDRSIDDGDLVYSTKPIETDFEHNGWGSYQVIGFMAERYFAGYTDDSDFVRDDVSLISEGQLAKVLTDDDDKKSFFAGSSLVLEEGYKLSIVEVDMDGNKVLVSLTKDGKQVESAILTSRDDYVYEKDLGSAEDVPIIAVHFDEIFRGTETNAIFVRGIFQISDQYVEVDGGDDFGRMEVQTVSANEISMENNDDISLSRGKIISIMGKLKFIVADDDTLRFAPFLDLTAPGTYELRGTITEEENMTWTPLNFEGFYYNIDEGIGTESLEVVSLDGKTIEKGDLVYSTVAEEVSFEYGQWGKFRVVGFMAEKYFAGYPENRFTDDVSMLSEGQLSKVLIDNDKKSTVVAGSSLVLEEGYEIEIVEVDISGDKILVTLMKNGKKVDSEVIKSNADLVFEKDLGSAESVPIIVVHFEEIFRGTETNAVFMKGMFQISEKFVEVNNGDSYDKMEVKRINSQMIEMENDKSITLSRDKTIPIMGDISLKVADSDTIRYYPFVTYTTPPSRALTIEMPSVLVQGDSIDIKVTFRGATVSEALVEFDGKEVGLTSDEGMISYRPTRLGTFSVSAEKEEFASADKEVEVISTDDVTRKVAIEVTPFEVVYEGDTITISTIKAIGADPVAEAQILYDGVSIGNTSAKGTLSFKVIESGVHKITSQSEGLLDAEFNLEVIALEPEFELSNLIITPAEVGTGEAVTIMVDVMNTGTDEGDVNVQLNINGEVVDSKSVTLGVDEESTVEFTRTESEAGEYLVQIGIESGTYTVTRGIPSMGIFVSVLILVSAAFVAMRYRKEN